A single window of Bos javanicus breed banteng chromosome 19, ARS-OSU_banteng_1.0, whole genome shotgun sequence DNA harbors:
- the CHD3 gene encoding chromodomain-helicase-DNA-binding protein 3 isoform X9, with protein MASPLRDEEEEEEEMVVSEEEDEEEEEGDEEEEEVEAADEDYEEDDDEGVLGRGPGHDRGRDRHSPPGCHLFPPPPPPPPPLPPPPPPPPPDKDDIRLLPSALGVKKRKRGPKKQKENKPGKPRKRKKLDSEEEFGSERDEYREKSESGGSEYGTGPGRKRRRKHREKKEKKTKRRKKGEGEGGQKQVEQKSSATLLLTWGLEDVEHVFSEEDYHTLTNYKAFSQFMRPLIAKKNPKIPMSKMMTILGAKWREFSANNPFKGSAAAVAAAAAAAAAAVAEQVSAAVSSATPIAPSGPPTLPPPPAADIQPPPIRRAKTKEGKGPGHKRRSKSPRVPDGRKKLRGKKMAPLKIKLGLLGGKRKKGGSYVLQSDEGPEPEAEESDLDSGSVHSASGRPDGPIRTKKLKRGRPGRKKKKVLGCPAVAGEEEIDGYETDHQDYCEVCQQGGEIILCDTCPRAYHLVCLDPELDRAPEGKWSCPHCEKEGVQWEAKEEEEDYEEEGEEEGEKEEEDDHMEYCRVCKDGGELLCCDACISSYHIHCLNPPLPDIPNGEWLCPRCTCPVLKGRVQKILHWRWGEPPVAMPAPQQADGNPDAPPPRPLQGRSEREFFVKWVGLSYWHCSWAKELQLEIFHLVMYRNYQRKNDMDEPPPLDYGSGEDDGKSDKRKVKDPHYAEMEEKYYRFGIKPEWMTVHRIINHSVDKKGNYHYLVKWRDLPYDQSTWEEDEMNIPEYEDHKQSYWRHRELIMGEDPAQPRKYKKKKKELQGDGPPSSPTNDPTVKYETQPRFITATGGTLHMYQLEGLNWLRFSWAQGTDTILADEMGLGKTIQTIVFLYSLYKEGHTKGPFLVSAPLSTIINWEREFQMWAPKFYVVTYTGDKDSRAIIRENEFSFEDNAIKGGKKAFKMKREAQVKFHVLLTSYELITIDQAALGSIRWACLVVDEAHRLKNNQSKFFRVLNGYKIDHKLLLTGTPLQNNLEELFHLLNFLTPERFNNLEGFLEEFADISKEDQIKKLHDLLGPHMLRRLKADVFKNMPAKTELIVRVELSPMQKKYYKYILTRNFEALNSRGGGNQVSLLNIMMDLKKCCNHPYLFPVAAMESPKLPSGAYEGGALIKASGKLMLLQKMLRKLKEQGHRVLIFSQMTKMLDLLEDFLDYEGYKYERIDGGITGALRQEAIDRFNAHGAQQFCFLLSTRAGGLGINLATADTVIIFDSDWNPHNDIQAFSRAHRIGQANKVMIYRFVTRASVEERITQVAKRKMMLTHLVVRPGLGSKAGSMSKQELDDILKFGTEELFKDENEGENKEEDSSVIHYDNEAIARLLDRNQDATEDTDVQNMNEYLSSFKVAQYVVREEDKIEEIEREIIKQEENVDPDYWEKLLRHHYEQQQEDLARNLGKGKRVRKQVNYNDAAQEDQDNQSEYSVGSEEEDEDFDERPEGRRQSKRQLRNEKDKPLPPLLARVGGNIEVLGFNTRQRKAFLNAVMRWGMPPQDAFTTQWLVRDLRGKTEKEFKAYVSLFMRHLCEPGADGSETFADGVPREGLSRQQVLTRIGVMSLVKKKVQEFEHINGRWSMPELMPDPSADSKRSSRASSPTKTSPTTPEASAANSPCTSKPATPAPSEKGDGIRTPLEKDEAENQEEKPEKNSRIGEKMETEADTPSPAPSLGERLEPRKMPLEDEVPGVPGEMEPELGYRGDREKSEDVKGDRELRSGPPRDEPRSNGRREEKAEKPRFMFNIADGGFTELHTLWQNEERAAISSGKLNEIWHRRHDYWLLAGIVLHGYARWQDIQNDAQFAIINEPFKTEANKGNFLEMKNKFLARRFKLLEQALVIEEQLRRAAYLNLSQEPAHPAMALHARFAEAECLAESHQHLSKESLAGNKPANAVLHKVLNQLEELLSDMKADVTRLPATLSRIPPIAARLQMSERSILSRLASKGTETHPTPAFPPGPYATPPGYGAAFSAAPVGALAAAGANYSQMPAGSFITAATNGPPVLVKKEKEMVGALVADGLDRKEPRTGEVICIDD; from the exons ATAAGGATGACATTCGACTGCTGCCTTCAGCATTGGGCGTGAAGAAGAGAAAGCGAGGACCTAAGAAACAGAAGGAGAACAAGCCAGGAAAGCCCCGGAAACGCAAGAAGCTT GACAGCGAGGAGGAATTTGGCTCTGAGCGAGATGAGTACCGGGAGAAGTCAGAGAGTGGAGGCAGTGAATATGGAACCGGACCAGGTCGGAAACGGAGACGGAAGCACcgagaaaaaaaggagaagaagacaaAGCGGCGGAaaaaaggggagggagagggagggcaaAAG CAAGTGGAACAGAAGTCATCAGCAACCCTGCTTCTGACCTGGGGCCTGGAGGACGTGGAACATGTGTTCTCCGAGGAAGATTACCACACACTCACCAACTACAAAGCCTTCAGCCAATTCATGAG GCCCCTCATTGCTAAGAAGAATCCTAAGATCCCAATGTCTAAGATGATGACCATTCTCGGGGCCAAGTGGAGAGAGTTCAGCGCCAACAACCCCTTCAAGGGGTCGGCGGCTGCTGTggcagcggcagcggcagcagcggCGGCTGCTGTAGCTGAGCAGGTGTCAGCCGCTGTCTCCTCGGCCACCCCCATAGCACCCTCCGGACCCCCCACCCTTCCACCACCCCCTGCTGCTGATATCCAGCCCCCACCCATCCGAAGAGCCAAAACCAAAGAGGGCAAAG GTCCAGGCCACAAGCGGCGGAGTAAGAGCCCCCGAGTGCCCGACGGACGCAAGAAGCTTCGGGGAAAGAAGATGGCACCACTCAAAATCAAGCTAGGGCTTCTGGGTGGCAAGAGAAAGAAGGGCGGCTCG TATGTTTTGCAGAGTGACGAGGGCCCCGAACCGGAGGCCGAGGAATCAGACCTGGACAGCGGCAGTGTCCACAGTGCCTCAGGCCGCCCCGATGGCCCCATCCGCACCAAGAAATTAAAACGAGGCCGGCctggaaggaagaagaagaagg TTCTAGGCTGTCCCGCtgtggctggggaggaggagattGACGGCTACGAGACAGATCACCAGGATTACTGTGAGGTGTGCCAGCAGGGTGGGGAGATCATTCTGTGTGACACCTGCCCTCGTGCCTACCACCTCGTCTGCCTTGATCCTGAGCTTGACCGGGCTCCTGAGGGCAAGTGGAGCTGCCCTCACTGT GAGAAGGAGGGGGTCCAGTGGGAagccaaggaggaggaggaagactatgaagaggagggggaggaggaaggggagaaggaggaagaagatgacCACATGGAGTATTGCCGCGTGTGCAAGGACGGCGGGGAGCTGCTGTGCTGCGACGCCTGCATCTCCTCCTACCACATCCACTGTCTGAACCCCCCGCTGCCCGACATCCCCAACGGCGAATGGCTGTGTCCCCGATGCACC TGTCCTGTGCTGAAAGGCCGTGTGCAGAAGATCCTGCACTGGCGGTGGGGAGAGCCACCCGTGGCCATGCCAGCCCCCCAGCAGGCAGACGGGAATCCGGATGCCCCACCGCCACGACCTCTTCAAGGCAGATCCGAGCGAGAGTTCTTTGTCAAGTGGGTGGGCCTGTCCTACTGGCACTGCTCCTGGGCCAAGGAGCTGCAG CTGGAAATCTTCCACTTGGTGATGTACCGAAACTACCAACGGAAGAATGACATGGATGAGCCCCCACCCCTGGACTATGGCTCTGGTGAGGACGATGGCAAGAGTGACAAGCGCAAGGTGAAGGACCCACACTACGCCGAGATGGAGGAGAAGTACTATCGTTTTGGCATCAAGCCAGAGTGGATGACCGTCCACCGGATCATCAACCACAG TGTGGATAAAAAGGGGAATTACCACTATCTAGTGAAATGGAGGGACTTGCCCTATGACCAGTCCACATGGGAGGAAGATGAAATGAACATCCCTGAATATGAAGACCACAAGCAGAGCTACTGGAGACACCG AGAACTAATTATGGGGGAGGACCCTGCTCAGCCCCGCAAgtataagaagaagaagaaggagctGCAGGGTGATGGGCCTCCCAGTTCTCCTACTAACGAT CCTACAGTGAAATATGAGACTCAGCCACGCTTCATCACAGCCACAGGAGGCACACTACACATGTATCAGCTGGAAGGATTGAACTGGCTACGCTTCTCATGGGCCCAGGGCACTGATACCATTTTGGCTGATGAAATGGGGCTGGGCAAGACCATACAAACCATCGTCTTCCTCTACTCACTCTATAAGGAG GGCCACACAAAGGGTCCCTTCCTGGTGAGTGCCCCGCTGTCCACCATCATCAACTGGGAGCGGGAGTTCCAGATGTGGGCACCCAAGTTCTATGTAGTGACATACACGGGTGACAAGGACAGTCGAGCCATCATTCGTGAGAATGAGTTTTCCTTTGAAGACAACGCCATCAAAGGTGGCAAGAAAGCTTTTAAGATGAAG AGGGAGGCACAGGTGAAGTTCCATGTTCTCCTGACATCATATGAGCTGATCACCATTGATCAGGCAGCTCTCGGCTCCATCCGCTGGGCCTGTCTCGTGGTGGATGAGGCCCATCGGCTCAAGAACAACCAGTCCAAG TTTTTCAGGGTCCTCAATGGCTACAAGATAGATCATAAGTTGCTGCTGACAGGGACTCCATTGCAGAATAATCTGGAGGAGCTCTTCCATCTGCTGAACTTCCTCACCCCAGAGAGGTTTAA CAacctggagggcttcctggaggagtttGCTGACATATCCAAAGAAGACCAGATTAAGAAACTTCATGACTTGCTGGGGCCACACATGCTGCGGAGGCTCAAGGCAGATGTCTTTAAGAACATGCCAGCCAAAACAGAGCTCATTGTTCGCGTGGAGCTGAGCCCCATGCAGAA GAAATACTACAAGTATATCCTGACCCGAAATTTTGAGGCCTTGAATTCACGAGGTGGTGGGAACCAGGTGTCGCTGCTGAACATCATGATGGATCTTAAGAAGTGCTGCAACCATCCGTACCTCTTTCCTGTGGCTGCTATG gagtcCCCCAAACTTCCCAGTGGGGCTTATGAGGGTGGGGCACTTATTAAGGCGTCTGGGAAGCTCATGCTGCTGCAGAAGATGCTGCGAAAGCTGAAAGAGCAAGGACACAGAGTGCTCATCTTCTCGCAG aTGACCAAAATGTTAGACTTACTGGAGGACTTCTTAGACTACGAGGGCTACAAGTATGAGCGCATTGATGGCGGCATCACTGGTGCCCTGAGGCAGGAGGCCATTGACCGCTTCAATG CTCATGGGGCCCAAcaattctgtttcctcctctccaCCCGGGCCGGAGGCCTGGGCATCAATCTGGCCACTGCTGACACTGTCATCATCTTCGATTCAGACTGGAACCCCCATAATGATATCCAG GCCTTCAGCCGTGCTCATCGGATTGGCCAGGCCAACAAAGTGATGATTTACCGGTTTGTGACTCGCGCCTCGGTGGAAGAGCGAATCACACAGGTGGCCAAGAGAAAGATGATGCTGACACATCTGGTGGTGCGGCCCGGGCTGGGCTCCAAGGCGGGCTCCATGTCCAAGCAGGAGCTGGACGACATCCTCAAATTTGGTACCGAGGAGCTATTTAAGGATGAAAATGAGG GTGAGAACAAGGAGGAGGACAGCAGTGTGATTCACTACGACAACGAGGCCATTGCTCGGCTTTTGGACCGGAATCAGGATGCAACTGAGGACACTGACGTACAGAACATGAACGAGTATCTCAGCTCCTTCAAGGTGGCCCAGTATGTGGTTCGGGAAGAAGACAAG ATTGAGGAAATTGAACGAGAGATCATCAAGCAGGAAGAGAACGTTGACCCCGACTACTGGGAGAAGCTGCTGCGGCACCACTACGAGCAACAGCAGGAAGACCTGGCGAGGAACCTCGGCAAGGGCAAGCGGGTCCGCAAGCAGGTCAACTACAATGACGCTGCTCAGGAGGACCAAG ATAACCAGTCAGAATACTCAGTGGGATcagaggaggaggatgaagacTTTGATGAGCGTCCTGAAG GGCGTCGACAGTCAAAGAGGCAGCTTCGGAACGAAAAGGATAAGCCACTGCCTCCACTGCTGGCTCGAGTTGGGGGCAACATTGAG GTGCTGGGATTCAACACCCGTCAGCGGAAGGCCTTCCTCAACGCAGTGATGCGCTGGGGCATGCCCCCGCAGGACGCCTTCACCACCCAGTGGCTGGTGCGGGACCTCAGGGGCAAGACTGAGAAAGAGTTCAA GGCCTATGTGTCTTTGTTTATGCGCCATCTCTGTGAGCCCGGGGCAGACGGCTCTGAAACCTTTGCTGACGGAGTCCCTCGGGAGGGGCTGAGTCGCCAGCAAGTGTTGACCCGCATTGGAGTCATGTCTCTCGTCAAGAAAAAG GTACAGGAGTTCGAGCACATCAATGGGCGCTGGTCTATGCCGGAGCTGATGCCTGACCCCAGTGCTGACTCCAAGCGCTCCTCCAGAGCCTCCTCTCCTACCAAAACGTCTCCCACCACTCCTGAGGCCTCAGCTGCAAACAGCCCTTGCACCTCAAAACCTG CTACTCCAGCTCCCAGCGAGAAAGGAGATGGCATAAGGACACCTCTGGAGAAGGATGAAGCAGAAAACCAGGAGGAGAAGCCAGAAAAGAATAGCAGGATTGGGGAGAAGATGGAGACAGAG GCTGATACCCCTAGCccagccccatccctgggagaGCGGCTGGAGCCAAGGAAGATGCCTCTAGAGGATGAGGTGCCAGGGGTACCTGGAGAGATGGAGCCTGAACTTGGGTACCGGGGGGACAGAGAGAAGTCAG AAGACGTGAAAGGGGACCGGGAGCTTCGGTCTGGGCCTCCTCGAGATGAGCCACGGTCCAATGGGCGACGtgaggaaaaggcagagaaaccgcGGTTCATGTTCAACATTGCAGATGGTGGCTTCACAG AGCTTCACACGCTGTGGCAGAATGAGGAGCGGGCGGCTATTTCCTCGGGGAAACTCAACGAGATCTGGCACCGAAGACACGACTATTGGCTCCTGGCTGGTATTGTCCT CCATGGCTACGCACGGTGGCAGGACATCCAGAATGATGCTCAGTTTGCCATTATCAATGAGCCATTTAAAACTGAAGCCAATAAGGGGAACTTTctggagatgaaaaataaattcttggCCCGGAGATTCAAG CTCCTGGAGCAGGCGCTGGTGATTGAGGAGCAGCTGCGGCGGGCGGCCTACCTGAACCTATCACAGGAGCCGGCGCACCCCGCCATGGCCCTCCACGCCCGCTTCGCCGAGGCCGAGTGCCTGGCCGAGAGCCACCAGCACCTCTCCAAGGAGTCGCTGGCGGGGAACAAGCCGGCCAACGCCGTCCTGCACAAGG TTCTGAACCAGCTGGAGGAGTTGCTGAGCGACATGAAGGCGGACGTGACCCGCCTGCCAGCCACGCTGTCCCGAATACCCCCCATCGCAGCCCGCCTTCAGATGTCCGAGCGCAGCATCCTCAGCCGGCTGGCCAGCAAGGGCACAGAGACTCACCCCACACCG GCCTTCCCCCCGGGTCCATACGCTACACCTCCGGGGTACGGGGCGGCCTTCAGCGCCGCACCCGTCGGGGCCCTGGCCGCCGCAGGCGCCAATTACAGCCAGATGCCAGCAGGGTCCTTCATCACAG CCGCCACCAACGGCCCTCCAGTGCTggtgaagaaggagaaggaaatggtggggGCACTGGTGGCAGACGGGCTGGATCGGAAGGAGCCCCGAACCGGGGAGGTGATCTGTATAGACGACTGA